One window of the Bremerella alba genome contains the following:
- a CDS encoding aminotransferase class V-fold PLP-dependent enzyme: MARERIYLDNAATSWPKPASVVEAVQHHMTELGACAGRSGYREANEVERLIGDTRKQIAYLFGTHSQEHVIFGYNGTDMLNLALHGFLQRGDHVITTTVEHNSILRPLSTLKKTLEIEVTHVEAGEDGRVPADAFENAIQGNTRLIAINHVSNVTGAIQPVEDIYHIAKNRGVRMLVDAAQSAGHLDLNLGETPIDMVAFSGHKGLLGPLGTGAMILQSEVAEQLRSQRQGGTGTKSESDEQPTELPAKFESGNANVPGILGLRAGVEYIREQTVTALHRHTMQNVTRLIEGLQTMPKVRILGPQTLEHRTGVVSIQVESFDPHELATALDSAFGVQCRAGLHCAPLMHQHLGTLGSGGTLRFSLSIFTTAEQIERTLDAMQAIAR, from the coding sequence GTGGCAAGAGAACGAATCTACCTTGATAACGCAGCTACAAGCTGGCCCAAGCCGGCCAGCGTTGTAGAGGCTGTCCAGCATCATATGACTGAACTGGGGGCCTGTGCCGGCAGAAGTGGTTATCGCGAAGCCAATGAAGTCGAACGACTCATCGGGGACACACGAAAACAAATCGCCTACTTGTTTGGCACCCATTCGCAAGAGCATGTCATCTTTGGCTACAACGGCACTGACATGCTGAACCTGGCACTGCACGGGTTCTTGCAACGCGGCGATCACGTTATCACCACGACGGTCGAACATAACTCGATCCTGCGTCCCCTTTCCACCTTAAAGAAGACGCTTGAGATTGAGGTAACCCACGTTGAAGCAGGCGAAGATGGCCGCGTGCCAGCCGATGCCTTTGAAAACGCGATTCAAGGAAATACAAGATTGATCGCCATCAATCATGTTTCCAACGTTACGGGCGCAATTCAGCCGGTCGAGGATATTTATCACATTGCCAAGAATCGTGGGGTACGGATGCTCGTCGATGCGGCACAATCGGCCGGACATCTCGATCTTAATTTGGGAGAGACTCCCATCGACATGGTAGCCTTTTCAGGACACAAAGGATTACTGGGTCCGCTAGGTACCGGTGCGATGATTCTGCAATCGGAAGTCGCAGAACAACTTCGCAGCCAACGCCAAGGGGGTACCGGTACCAAAAGCGAATCGGACGAGCAGCCCACCGAACTTCCCGCCAAGTTTGAAAGTGGCAATGCCAATGTCCCCGGAATTCTCGGGCTGCGTGCTGGGGTTGAATATATCCGCGAACAAACCGTCACAGCTTTGCATCGTCATACGATGCAAAACGTAACCCGGCTTATTGAAGGCCTCCAAACGATGCCTAAGGTACGCATCTTGGGGCCACAAACCTTAGAGCACCGCACCGGCGTGGTAAGCATTCAGGTCGAATCGTTTGACCCGCACGAACTCGCTACGGCACTCGATTCGGCTTTCGGCGTACAGTGTCGAGCTGGGCTACATTGTGCCCCTCTTATGCACCAGCACCTGGGCACGTTAGGTTCCGGCGGTACACTGAGATTCAGCCTAAGTATCTTCACGACCGCCGAACAAATTGAACGGACGTTGGATGCAATGCAGGCAATCGCACGATAG
- the moaA gene encoding GTP 3',8-cyclase MoaA, with protein MSIEPNTPLIDRFGRVHTSLRVSVTDRCNIRCFYCMPLENVRFKPRDELLTFEEITRVVRVAAGHGVNKLRLTGGEPLVRSNLGQLIRLLKEVPGIQEIALTTNGILLPDQATALKSAGLDRLNVSLDAISEQIFERITRRQGVQKVLNGIAAAQAAGFSNIRLNAVAIQNLTECEIVPLANFARENDLHLRFIEFMPLDADRAWDKSQVISGRQLREIISREVAPLLDVDGQDQSQPAVDYRYADGRQRVGFINSVTEPFCGACNRLRITAEGQLRNCLFGTEEWDARQVLRDDGTDTGLSELLNACVQAKKPSHGIDSPEFIPPERAMYQIGG; from the coding sequence ATGTCTATTGAACCAAACACACCTCTGATCGACCGCTTCGGTCGCGTGCATACAAGCCTGCGTGTAAGCGTGACAGATCGCTGCAATATTCGCTGCTTCTATTGCATGCCGCTAGAGAATGTACGCTTTAAGCCGCGTGACGAATTGCTGACGTTCGAAGAGATAACACGTGTCGTACGCGTGGCGGCTGGACACGGGGTGAATAAGTTGCGACTAACTGGTGGAGAACCTCTGGTTAGGTCGAATCTCGGGCAACTAATTCGATTGCTTAAAGAGGTGCCTGGAATCCAGGAAATTGCCCTCACAACCAATGGAATCCTGCTGCCCGACCAGGCCACCGCCCTAAAATCAGCAGGACTTGATCGATTAAATGTCAGTCTCGACGCCATCAGTGAGCAGATCTTCGAGCGAATCACACGCAGGCAGGGCGTGCAAAAAGTGCTTAATGGGATCGCGGCTGCTCAAGCTGCTGGTTTCTCAAACATACGCTTAAACGCAGTCGCAATTCAGAATCTCACCGAGTGTGAAATTGTTCCACTCGCCAATTTTGCGCGTGAAAACGACCTCCATTTACGCTTTATTGAATTCATGCCCCTGGATGCTGATCGGGCTTGGGATAAAAGCCAAGTCATATCCGGTCGGCAACTTCGTGAAATCATTTCCCGAGAAGTCGCCCCGCTGCTGGATGTCGATGGTCAGGACCAGAGCCAACCGGCGGTCGACTATCGGTATGCCGACGGTCGACAACGTGTTGGTTTTATTAACAGCGTGACTGAGCCGTTTTGCGGCGCGTGCAACCGGCTCCGGATCACGGCAGAAGGACAACTGCGAAACTGCCTGTTTGGAACCGAAGAATGGGATGCACGACAGGTTCTGCGTGACGATGGCACGGACACCGGCTTGTCTGAACTGCTGAACGCCTGTGTCCAAGCTAAGAAACCCTCGCACGGGATAGACTCCCCCGAGTTCATTCCGCCAGAGCGAGCCATGTATCAAATCGGGGGCTAA
- a CDS encoding molybdenum cofactor biosynthesis protein MoaE → MVELTDLPVDAAAITRMVTSPTSGAVVLFLGTTRQFTNAKETVTLTYTAYAPMASSEMEKLENQAKARWPVDQCVLIHRLGEVPIGEASVAVAVSTPHRRDAFEAASWLMDRLKELVPVWKKEHWASGSTDWVHPGLVHRSDENTLQ, encoded by the coding sequence ATGGTTGAACTTACCGACCTGCCTGTCGATGCTGCTGCAATTACCCGCATGGTTACTTCGCCCACATCGGGTGCCGTGGTCTTGTTTTTAGGAACCACACGGCAGTTTACCAACGCCAAAGAGACGGTGACGCTAACCTACACCGCGTATGCCCCCATGGCATCTAGCGAAATGGAAAAGCTCGAAAACCAGGCCAAAGCACGGTGGCCGGTCGATCAATGCGTTCTCATCCATCGGCTCGGGGAAGTCCCCATCGGCGAGGCCAGCGTGGCAGTGGCTGTTTCCACACCGCATCGGCGAGATGCTTTCGAGGCCGCAAGTTGGCTGATGGATCGGCTCAAGGAGTTGGTCCCGGTATGGAAAAAAGAACATTGGGCTAGTGGATCGACTGATTGGGTTCATCCCGGTTTGGTTCATCGTTCTGACGAAAATACGCTACAATAA
- a CDS encoding MoaD/ThiS family protein: MKIRVKLFALTRDLAGCEEVSLDLERPVTVGAIRQNLGETFAELRPILASCAFAVNNEYAVNAVEVQATDEVACLPPVSGG; the protein is encoded by the coding sequence ATGAAAATACGCGTCAAACTGTTTGCGTTGACCCGAGACCTGGCCGGATGCGAGGAAGTGTCGTTAGACCTGGAAAGACCAGTCACCGTTGGTGCAATTCGCCAAAACTTGGGTGAAACGTTTGCCGAACTGCGTCCTATCCTCGCCAGTTGCGCATTCGCGGTAAATAATGAATATGCCGTCAACGCTGTCGAGGTACAAGCAACCGACGAAGTCGCCTGCCTGCCTCCCGTAAGTGGAGGGTAA
- a CDS encoding anaerobic glycerol-3-phosphate dehydrogenase subunit C produces the protein MDLERERIRADLRGVLDGEIRCDDTFLELYSTDASLFQVKPLAVVRPRRTSDVSATVQYATENQIPIHARGAGTGMAGESLGTGIVIDFAHSMRRILETEDDWVRVQPGVVLANLNRHLAQRDRIFGPDPATRSVTTMGSVIALDASGSHWPQHGSARDHILELQVVLANGEVATIKPTHLDQVAHLESPELVRITSGIAELMESNADKIKGNLPKTFNQGSGYRLSGVVDNEVVDLAKILAGSEGSLALVTQAKLRTSARSKARGLVLLFFERLDNAAKAAVQLSSAGISACDLLDRRILAIARETDPRYSNLIPENAEAMLLVEFSGETQADVHAELEKIADRIRRRRKLAFHSLITTSPKEVGTYWELARRMTPILYRLKGNTRPLPFIEDMTVPPQQLPNFLTKVQDVMKRHETIASIFAHAAHGHLHVRPLLNMANRDDLAKLERIADETYEELFQLGGSLSGESGDGISRTPYLPRQYGPLYDLFGRIKRLFDPAGILNPGKKVLSSTFSPMELVRRVELASQPEAGNGSTDTNKKKDNDPSEFELPILTWSAEEMATAARSCHGCGRCRTYGTDTRMCPVFRFDSREDASPRAKANLLRGVLSGQLPPESLDSPETKEILDTCFHCHQCRIDCPSNVDIPNIVLEMRARNVDANGLTQDGSLQAKIHRWALWGNRFPRVANWALGNRAMRWLMERFIGLAKQRKLPRLANRSFVKQAARRGLTTATRRSGRKVLYFVDLYANLFDTQLAQAFVNVLDHNRISVYVHPNQQVSGMPSISQGAVTMAARLAHKNVKSLAEAVRQGYTIVATEPSAVMALTHEYRNLLDSDDAKIVAENTREACEFLWDLHHHGELELDLKPMNLTVGFHVPCHLRALHEASYGQRILQLIPGLSVRPIEKGCSGMAGTFGLTTNNFRSSLRIGWDLIVAMRAKQIQIGSTECSACKMQIEQAGNKAVVHPIKLLAKSYGVLDPDVDLFSPSPHDLFVT, from the coding sequence ATGGATTTAGAACGAGAACGAATACGAGCTGATCTCCGTGGTGTCCTCGATGGTGAGATCCGCTGTGACGATACGTTCCTAGAGCTATATTCGACGGATGCCAGCCTTTTTCAGGTCAAGCCGCTGGCGGTCGTTCGTCCCCGACGAACGTCCGATGTCTCGGCAACCGTACAGTATGCGACTGAAAACCAGATTCCCATTCATGCACGCGGTGCCGGCACCGGCATGGCCGGTGAATCGCTCGGTACCGGCATCGTGATTGACTTCGCCCACTCGATGCGGCGCATTCTGGAAACGGAAGACGACTGGGTCCGCGTTCAACCTGGTGTGGTGCTGGCGAACTTGAATCGTCACCTTGCTCAGCGTGATCGCATTTTTGGTCCTGATCCAGCAACTCGCAGTGTAACCACTATGGGAAGCGTCATCGCACTAGACGCCTCTGGAAGTCACTGGCCGCAGCATGGGTCAGCACGTGACCACATTTTGGAATTACAAGTCGTCTTGGCCAACGGTGAAGTCGCAACCATCAAGCCGACTCATCTCGATCAAGTGGCTCATTTGGAGTCGCCCGAGTTGGTTCGTATTACCTCTGGCATTGCCGAGTTAATGGAATCGAATGCCGACAAGATAAAAGGCAATTTGCCTAAAACGTTCAACCAGGGAAGTGGGTATCGTCTTTCCGGCGTGGTCGACAACGAAGTCGTTGACTTGGCAAAAATCCTCGCAGGTTCCGAGGGTAGCCTGGCTCTGGTAACGCAGGCCAAGCTACGGACATCGGCTCGATCCAAAGCACGCGGCCTGGTGTTGCTTTTTTTCGAACGCCTGGACAACGCCGCCAAAGCAGCCGTGCAGCTGAGTTCTGCGGGGATTAGTGCGTGTGATTTGTTAGACCGTCGAATCCTGGCTATCGCCCGTGAAACCGATCCGCGTTATTCCAACCTGATTCCAGAAAACGCGGAAGCAATGCTTCTGGTCGAATTTTCTGGTGAAACCCAAGCCGATGTTCACGCAGAACTGGAAAAGATCGCCGATCGAATTCGACGTCGCCGCAAGCTGGCTTTTCACTCGCTAATTACCACCAGCCCCAAAGAAGTCGGAACGTACTGGGAACTGGCTCGCAGAATGACGCCGATTCTTTATCGTTTGAAAGGAAATACGCGTCCTCTTCCATTCATTGAAGACATGACCGTCCCGCCGCAGCAGCTCCCCAACTTCCTGACGAAAGTTCAGGATGTAATGAAGCGGCATGAAACGATCGCGTCGATCTTTGCACACGCGGCGCACGGACACCTACACGTTCGTCCGCTCTTAAACATGGCCAACCGAGACGACCTGGCCAAGCTTGAACGCATTGCCGACGAGACCTATGAAGAGCTATTCCAACTGGGTGGCTCACTCAGCGGCGAATCCGGCGATGGCATCAGCCGCACGCCTTACCTTCCCCGGCAATACGGACCTCTGTACGACCTTTTCGGACGAATCAAACGACTTTTCGATCCCGCCGGAATCTTGAATCCCGGTAAGAAGGTTCTCTCTTCGACGTTCTCTCCGATGGAATTGGTACGACGTGTCGAGTTGGCTTCCCAACCTGAAGCAGGCAACGGTTCAACGGATACAAACAAAAAGAAAGACAACGATCCTAGTGAATTTGAGCTTCCCATTTTGACATGGTCGGCGGAGGAAATGGCGACCGCTGCGCGAAGCTGTCACGGGTGTGGGCGTTGCCGAACCTACGGCACGGATACACGAATGTGCCCGGTCTTTCGCTTCGACTCTCGCGAAGATGCGTCGCCGCGAGCCAAAGCCAATTTACTTCGTGGCGTTCTATCTGGCCAACTTCCGCCAGAAAGTTTGGATTCGCCGGAAACTAAAGAAATTCTCGATACCTGCTTTCACTGTCATCAATGTCGCATCGATTGCCCATCCAATGTCGACATCCCCAATATCGTTCTCGAAATGAGAGCCCGCAATGTCGATGCCAATGGGCTTACGCAAGACGGTTCACTGCAAGCCAAGATTCATCGCTGGGCTCTTTGGGGCAATCGCTTTCCTCGCGTCGCCAACTGGGCGCTAGGCAATCGCGCGATGCGTTGGCTAATGGAACGCTTTATCGGTCTCGCTAAACAGCGCAAGCTTCCGCGGCTAGCCAATCGTAGTTTTGTGAAACAAGCTGCGAGACGTGGCCTGACGACTGCTACCCGCCGTAGCGGACGCAAGGTGTTGTACTTTGTGGATCTCTACGCGAACTTATTCGACACGCAACTCGCTCAAGCTTTTGTGAACGTATTGGATCACAATCGAATCTCAGTTTACGTTCACCCGAACCAGCAAGTCAGCGGGATGCCATCGATCTCGCAGGGAGCCGTCACCATGGCGGCACGCCTGGCCCATAAAAATGTGAAATCCTTGGCCGAAGCTGTTCGTCAAGGTTATACGATCGTAGCAACCGAACCATCTGCGGTGATGGCATTGACCCACGAATACCGCAACCTCCTGGATTCAGATGACGCCAAGATTGTGGCCGAGAATACTCGCGAAGCGTGTGAATTCCTGTGGGATCTTCATCACCATGGCGAGCTGGAGCTGGACCTGAAACCCATGAATCTCACTGTCGGGTTTCATGTCCCTTGCCATCTTCGCGCCTTGCACGAGGCTTCGTATGGACAACGCATTTTGCAATTGATCCCAGGCCTTTCGGTACGTCCTATCGAAAAAGGATGCTCCGGCATGGCAGGCACCTTTGGTCTCACTACCAACAACTTCCGAAGTAGTCTGCGAATCGGTTGGGATTTGATCGTGGCGATGCGAGCCAAACAGATTCAGATCGGTTCCACCGAGTGCAGCGCCTGCAAGATGCAGATCGAACAGGCCGGCAACAAGGCCGTCGTCCATCCGATCAAACTATTGGCGAAGTCGTACGGCGTACTTGATCCAGACGTCGATCTGTTCTCGCCGTCTCCTCATGATTTGTTTGTGACATGA
- a CDS encoding AAA family ATPase, whose translation MDVASTVKKIIGNVEKVILGKRQQVVFSLVAWLSEGHVLMEDVPGVAKTMLARALAKSVGCTLKRVQCTPDLLPSDVTGMSIFNQKTSEFEFRRGPVFTNILLADEINRTTPRTQAALLEAMAESRVTIDGETYQLDPPFLVLATQNPIDHEGTFPLPEAQLDRFLMKFSLGYPNIEDEIKMLTASRKQHPLETIEAVVTKEELRACQKASRSVKLHEKVQRYIVELVHATRRHDQLLLGASPRASLALFRTSQSLAAILGRSYVLPDDIKRVLTPVMAHRLILRPESRLRKVTTQEVLDDILQEVPVPMLDEAPV comes from the coding sequence ATGGATGTCGCCTCAACGGTCAAGAAAATTATAGGAAATGTTGAAAAAGTCATACTTGGAAAACGCCAGCAAGTCGTGTTTTCACTGGTGGCTTGGCTTTCCGAGGGGCATGTACTCATGGAAGACGTCCCAGGGGTCGCGAAAACGATGCTAGCAAGGGCCCTCGCCAAGAGTGTTGGTTGTACGCTCAAGCGTGTCCAATGCACGCCTGATCTCTTGCCAAGTGATGTCACCGGGATGTCGATCTTCAACCAGAAGACATCAGAATTTGAGTTCCGCCGTGGACCCGTTTTTACCAACATTTTGCTAGCTGATGAAATCAATCGTACGACCCCTCGTACCCAGGCTGCTTTGCTGGAAGCAATGGCCGAGTCGCGTGTCACGATCGATGGTGAGACGTATCAACTTGACCCGCCGTTCTTAGTTTTGGCTACACAAAATCCAATTGACCATGAAGGAACCTTTCCCCTGCCAGAGGCCCAGCTCGATCGCTTTCTAATGAAGTTCAGTCTCGGCTACCCAAATATCGAAGATGAAATCAAGATGCTCACCGCATCCCGCAAACAGCATCCGTTGGAAACAATCGAAGCGGTGGTCACCAAAGAAGAGTTGCGAGCCTGTCAGAAGGCTAGTCGCAGCGTTAAGCTTCACGAAAAGGTCCAGCGCTATATTGTCGAACTGGTCCACGCGACACGCCGACACGATCAGCTATTGCTCGGAGCGAGCCCCCGGGCATCGCTCGCTTTGTTTCGTACTAGCCAGTCGTTGGCGGCGATCTTAGGCCGTAGCTATGTTCTACCGGACGATATCAAACGCGTCCTGACGCCGGTGATGGCTCATCGCTTGATCCTTCGTCCAGAAAGCCGTCTCCGCAAGGTGACCACCCAAGAAGTTCTGGACGATATTCTACAAGAGGTCCCGGTCCCCATGCTTGATGAGGCGCCAGTGTGA
- a CDS encoding DUF58 domain-containing protein: MRWLLGTAILLALSFVLGLGLMTYAMYALVAVILGSRVLVRYWLRHLSATRHISRVDVEEGDVITVALAVRYSGAIPMPWILVEDLLPRHAVITRPPALEVDGKRIFLAMLWPRATKLLSYRIQCNCRGYYQIGPAVLETGDVFGLYKQFKMIAGPEFITVEPAIIPLEGFDLVSKRPLGEIKMQSRLFEDPSRIAGIRRYQLGDPLNRIHWASTARTGELHSKQYEATCIAGVSIILDLHPDSFPEKDEPIRSELAIKCAVAIANTVQLMDQQVGIFTNSVDAAQRMKYEGWDFDTRTRDAARKSAGGIDHDPRLSPQKVRTKRGAHQFQQIRHMMARSEKNEGLTLPSLLLEIDSDLPRDATVVPILSKVTPEVAMALGNLVRGGYAVSPIVNCWDEYEFAQAAGMLLAERMVAKQLKSLDAISQICQEQAYPLF, from the coding sequence ATGCGATGGCTCTTGGGAACCGCGATCCTGCTGGCACTTTCCTTCGTGTTGGGCCTAGGGTTGATGACCTATGCCATGTACGCATTGGTTGCGGTCATTCTTGGTTCAAGAGTTCTGGTCCGCTATTGGCTGCGTCATCTTTCGGCTACGCGGCATATCAGTCGCGTTGATGTTGAGGAAGGAGACGTCATCACAGTCGCTTTGGCGGTTCGCTACTCTGGGGCGATCCCTATGCCGTGGATCCTGGTCGAGGATCTATTGCCTCGGCATGCTGTGATAACGCGTCCCCCAGCACTCGAAGTGGATGGTAAACGGATTTTTCTGGCCATGCTGTGGCCACGTGCAACCAAATTGCTTTCCTACCGAATTCAATGCAATTGCCGCGGATACTATCAGATTGGTCCCGCCGTGCTCGAAACGGGAGACGTGTTCGGGCTCTACAAGCAATTCAAGATGATTGCCGGTCCAGAGTTTATCACGGTTGAACCTGCGATAATTCCGCTAGAAGGTTTCGATCTCGTATCGAAACGTCCTTTGGGCGAGATCAAGATGCAATCGCGGTTATTTGAAGATCCATCACGCATTGCCGGCATCCGTCGCTATCAGTTAGGAGATCCGCTGAATCGAATTCATTGGGCCTCGACAGCCCGAACCGGCGAGTTGCATAGCAAACAGTACGAGGCGACTTGCATCGCTGGCGTGAGCATTATTCTTGATTTGCACCCGGATAGCTTTCCGGAGAAGGATGAACCGATTCGCAGTGAACTGGCCATCAAGTGCGCGGTCGCGATTGCTAACACGGTCCAACTGATGGATCAGCAAGTGGGTATCTTTACCAACTCAGTCGATGCGGCACAACGGATGAAATACGAAGGCTGGGACTTCGATACACGCACGCGTGACGCGGCCAGAAAGAGTGCTGGAGGGATCGACCATGACCCCCGTCTGAGCCCACAGAAGGTACGAACCAAACGTGGTGCCCATCAGTTTCAGCAGATCCGTCATATGATGGCCCGAAGTGAAAAGAATGAAGGGCTTACGCTGCCATCGCTGTTACTGGAAATTGACAGTGACCTACCACGTGATGCCACCGTTGTTCCCATTCTGAGCAAGGTCACGCCTGAGGTCGCGATGGCTCTGGGTAACCTCGTACGGGGAGGGTACGCTGTTTCGCCTATCGTCAATTGCTGGGATGAATATGAATTTGCCCAAGCCGCCGGGATGCTGTTGGCTGAACGCATGGTGGCCAAGCAACTCAAATCGCTGGATGCCATTAGTCAGATCTGCCAAGAACAAGCCTATCCGCTGTTTTAA
- a CDS encoding DUF4129 domain-containing protein, with protein sequence MRPRLTELDYAIIAVAPALIMVLVGSFVLFSVGIFYDGPHAWRLNFIMCMFVMGIVANARVGIEEGGARATILGGILGVCVLAAVMRFVPEAVVLTAVLLGLVWWLSTRLVYDCTVMAGSVDASKKGLMQWIRRDETEADSSQEVTPPVEEEQGVTGRTEDERQTPKSLLAKLDAWVNPTNTKFAPGAWVVYFSLAALPIFGFGQAFAGSQVEEKKWHLFTLLVAYVFAALCLLVTTSFLGLRRYLQSRGLMMPLSMTGTWLGVGFGVVAFVLIVVSILPRPNAEYELAQLPFYQDEQERKASQVAVNKDGTNDKRQERSQTTDNQERTDENSQKSNESRKDGKDPSDKTDPDAKKTKSGESQEKGQQQNENSETDDKSQSQDNQKSEPQEKSSDQSSTQEQEQGDQTSDKSDQSQQGQPQEKAKPNESEEGTSEESSQEQSAQPPPEPTGGPFSNPLSSLGDWLKVLVYAVVIGLIAFFVWKFWDDIVKAWNDFWASLLGGKKDNGSKEEATDKPVTKPRLAFSAFRNPFQDPTWKGKPLEEWVRYSFAALEAWAAEQGSQRREEQTPGEFATMLEKKHGDLASTVRPTAELYGQVAYGSGKAPRETLEILRKLWERLRS encoded by the coding sequence ATGCGACCTCGACTTACCGAACTCGACTATGCCATTATCGCCGTTGCCCCGGCGTTAATCATGGTCTTGGTGGGCAGTTTCGTGCTGTTTTCGGTCGGGATCTTCTACGACGGCCCCCATGCCTGGCGACTGAATTTCATCATGTGCATGTTTGTAATGGGGATCGTTGCGAATGCTCGTGTCGGGATTGAAGAAGGTGGAGCACGGGCTACTATTCTCGGCGGAATTCTTGGCGTCTGCGTCCTCGCCGCGGTAATGCGGTTTGTCCCTGAGGCGGTTGTCTTGACGGCTGTACTGCTAGGGCTTGTATGGTGGCTGAGTACCCGCTTGGTATACGACTGCACCGTGATGGCAGGCTCCGTCGACGCGTCTAAGAAGGGACTCATGCAGTGGATTCGTCGAGATGAAACGGAAGCGGACTCTTCTCAGGAGGTCACTCCGCCAGTCGAAGAAGAGCAGGGCGTAACTGGGCGAACCGAAGATGAGCGGCAAACGCCAAAATCGCTTCTGGCAAAGCTCGATGCTTGGGTAAATCCCACCAATACAAAATTTGCTCCTGGGGCATGGGTTGTCTACTTCTCGTTGGCGGCGCTTCCCATTTTTGGCTTTGGACAAGCATTTGCTGGCAGTCAGGTGGAAGAAAAGAAGTGGCATCTCTTTACGCTGCTCGTCGCGTACGTATTTGCCGCTTTGTGCCTGTTGGTGACCACAAGCTTTCTGGGGCTTCGCCGTTATCTGCAGTCGCGAGGTCTGATGATGCCGCTAAGTATGACGGGAACATGGCTGGGTGTTGGCTTTGGCGTTGTCGCTTTTGTGTTGATCGTCGTGTCAATTCTACCCAGGCCCAACGCCGAATACGAATTGGCCCAGTTGCCCTTCTACCAAGATGAACAAGAACGCAAGGCCTCGCAGGTTGCCGTGAACAAAGACGGCACCAACGACAAACGCCAAGAACGATCGCAGACAACCGACAATCAAGAGCGGACCGACGAGAACTCGCAAAAGTCGAACGAATCACGAAAAGACGGAAAAGATCCCAGCGACAAGACCGATCCCGACGCGAAGAAGACGAAGTCTGGCGAGTCTCAAGAAAAAGGTCAGCAGCAAAACGAAAACTCAGAGACGGATGACAAAAGCCAGAGTCAAGACAACCAAAAGTCGGAGCCGCAGGAGAAGTCTTCTGATCAGTCGAGCACGCAAGAACAAGAGCAAGGCGATCAAACTTCCGACAAGTCAGACCAATCACAGCAAGGGCAACCCCAGGAAAAGGCAAAGCCAAACGAATCAGAAGAGGGGACATCGGAGGAGTCATCGCAAGAGCAGTCGGCGCAACCGCCACCTGAACCGACTGGGGGCCCCTTTTCTAACCCGCTGTCTTCGCTGGGGGATTGGTTGAAAGTGCTGGTCTACGCGGTGGTCATAGGCCTGATCGCTTTTTTTGTTTGGAAGTTCTGGGATGATATTGTCAAAGCTTGGAACGACTTTTGGGCGAGTCTCTTGGGTGGCAAGAAAGACAATGGGTCTAAGGAAGAGGCAACTGACAAGCCGGTAACGAAACCGCGTCTTGCATTCTCGGCATTTCGTAATCCATTCCAGGACCCCACTTGGAAAGGTAAACCGCTGGAAGAGTGGGTTCGATATTCATTTGCCGCGTTGGAAGCATGGGCCGCAGAGCAGGGGAGTCAGCGTCGGGAAGAGCAAACGCCAGGAGAATTCGCGACGATGCTTGAAAAGAAGCACGGCGATCTAGCGAGTACAGTTCGACCAACGGCCGAGTTGTACGGCCAGGTGGCTTACGGAAGCGGAAAGGCCCCTAGGGAAACGCTCGAAATTCTGCGAAAATTGTGGGAACGCCTAAGAAGTTAG
- the nth gene encoding endonuclease III, producing the protein MKQRKVQARRVVRQLKKDYAGAECALNYETPFQLLIATILSAQCTDVRVNIVTKDLFAKYPDADSMSRASVKTLESLVKTTGFFRNKAKNIHAASRALADEFDGEVPQDLDALVALPGVGRKTANVVLGTAYGIPSGIVVDTHVGRLTKRMGLADKADAVKIERELMEVVPKNEWIDFSHRLIHHGRAVCAARKPKCEACNFLKFCPQIGVD; encoded by the coding sequence TTGAAACAGCGTAAAGTCCAGGCTCGCCGGGTTGTCCGGCAGTTGAAGAAGGACTACGCCGGCGCTGAATGTGCGTTAAATTACGAGACCCCCTTTCAATTATTAATCGCCACAATTCTCTCGGCCCAGTGTACCGATGTGCGAGTTAACATCGTGACGAAAGATTTGTTCGCGAAATATCCTGACGCCGATTCAATGTCACGGGCCTCGGTCAAGACTTTAGAGAGCCTAGTTAAGACGACTGGGTTCTTTCGTAATAAGGCCAAAAACATCCACGCCGCATCCCGTGCATTGGCCGATGAGTTCGATGGTGAGGTGCCTCAAGATTTAGACGCTTTGGTTGCCTTGCCAGGCGTAGGACGCAAAACGGCCAACGTCGTGTTGGGAACCGCATACGGAATTCCTTCGGGGATTGTGGTCGACACACACGTCGGTCGGCTGACCAAGCGGATGGGACTGGCAGACAAAGCTGACGCGGTCAAAATCGAACGCGAGTTGATGGAGGTAGTTCCCAAGAATGAGTGGATCGACTTCTCGCATCGCTTGATCCATCATGGTCGAGCTGTCTGCGCAGCGAGGAAGCCCAAGTGCGAAGCGTGCAATTTTCTGAAGTTCTGTCCGCAAATCGGAGTTGACTGA